A single window of Vibrio alfacsensis DNA harbors:
- the pmbA gene encoding metalloprotease PmbA: protein MDIKQQVTEQRIELEQAVARALEIAGAKSDAAEVAITKSTGLSVSTRMGEVENVEFNSDGALGITVYRGQRKGSASTSDLSEAAIKQTVLAALDIAQYTSEDPFAGPAPKEFMVKEIPDLDLFHPDAPNPDYAAEVAIAAEKEALSYSDAIKQSDGASYDSHYGVKVYGNSHGLLASYASSRHSTSCCVIGVGKNGEMERDYSYTVARHRDDLWTPEMVGRQAAEKTISRLDAQKLKTGKYPIMFAADVATGLIGHLVMAISGGNLYRKSSFLLDHLGKQVLPEWFNISERPHVLRGLASSPFDSEGVYTQDREIITDGVLATYLLTSYAARKMKMEPTGHAGGIHNWYVTSTGQNFEQMLKELGTGLLVTETMGQGVNVVTGDYSRGAAGFWVENGVIQYPVSEITIAGNLKEMFTKIVAVGSDVETRSQIQTGSILLDTMKVAGE from the coding sequence ATGGATATTAAACAGCAGGTTACCGAGCAACGAATCGAGCTAGAACAAGCCGTTGCAAGAGCATTAGAGATTGCTGGAGCAAAATCTGATGCGGCTGAAGTCGCAATTACCAAGAGCACTGGTTTGAGTGTTTCCACTCGTATGGGCGAGGTGGAAAACGTTGAGTTCAACAGTGATGGTGCACTTGGTATCACCGTTTACCGTGGGCAACGTAAAGGCAGTGCTTCCACATCAGACTTGAGCGAAGCCGCAATTAAGCAAACAGTTTTAGCGGCATTAGACATTGCTCAATACACATCAGAAGACCCATTTGCGGGCCCTGCACCTAAAGAGTTCATGGTCAAAGAAATTCCAGACCTAGATCTTTTCCATCCTGATGCACCTAACCCTGACTATGCAGCAGAAGTTGCTATTGCTGCTGAGAAAGAAGCATTAAGTTACAGTGATGCCATTAAGCAAAGCGATGGTGCGAGCTATGACAGCCATTATGGTGTGAAAGTTTATGGTAATAGTCACGGTTTATTAGCAAGTTATGCTTCAAGCCGCCATAGTACCAGTTGTTGTGTTATTGGTGTTGGTAAGAATGGCGAAATGGAGCGCGATTACAGCTATACCGTTGCCCGCCATCGTGATGACTTGTGGACTCCTGAGATGGTTGGTCGTCAAGCCGCAGAAAAAACCATTAGCCGATTAGATGCTCAAAAACTTAAGACGGGCAAGTATCCTATTATGTTTGCCGCTGACGTTGCGACGGGCTTGATTGGTCACCTTGTGATGGCAATCAGTGGTGGTAACTTATACCGTAAATCGTCTTTCTTGTTGGATCACCTTGGCAAGCAAGTGTTGCCTGAATGGTTTAATATTTCTGAGCGCCCGCATGTTTTACGTGGCTTGGCTTCCAGCCCATTTGATAGTGAAGGCGTTTATACACAAGACCGTGAAATCATCACAGATGGTGTTTTGGCGACTTACTTGCTAACTAGCTACGCTGCACGCAAGATGAAGATGGAGCCAACGGGTCACGCTGGTGGTATTCATAACTGGTATGTGACATCTACGGGTCAAAACTTTGAGCAAATGCTGAAAGAGCTGGGCACTGGTCTACTGGTAACAGAAACCATGGGTCAAGGCGTGAACGTTGTGACGGGCGACTACTCTCGTGGCGCTGCAGGTTTCTGGGTTGAGAATGGCGTAATCCAGTACCCAGTTTCGGAAATCACGATCGCTGGTAACCTAAAAGAAATGTTCACAAAAATTGTGGCTGTCGGCAGTGATGTGGAGACCCGCTCACAAATCCAGACGGGTTCTATCTTGCTTGATACGATGAAAGTCGCAGGCGAATAG